A stretch of DNA from Arachis hypogaea cultivar Tifrunner chromosome 19, arahy.Tifrunner.gnm2.J5K5, whole genome shotgun sequence:
GCCACAGAACTCAAGGTTGAATTCGACTCTGAGCTCAACGTCAATTATCGCGTCGACGCCAATATATCTGTTGAGTTCGACTAGGTCCGCGCCAAAACTCACTAGCTCGCCTCTaccaatgaaaaagaagaaaattgatttaaaaaattagggtttatataattttaaattaattaaaaatgtcAAATAATATTTTATCGTGCCATGTCATCTAATCAATTAGTCAGCTAAGCattttttgttaacaaaaatGGAAGCAGTTAAGGTTTGAtcacttttattaaattttaagtttatttaagattttttttatcaataacagcttttaatatctttttttttgaatcaaaataagctCAACACGCTAATGTGGAGCAACGAAAGAAACTACAAGTATTCATAAAACATAAAAACATTTATCTTCCGACAACGTCATCAACCACCAAACGGATCACTCGCGGTCCATTCGTTGTAACTCAGCATCGTCTTCCTTATTACGAACTCCACACCTGTTTCCTGATTATGAAAAATCCTAGCATTGCGTTCCACCCAAATGTTCCAAATAACTGCAAAAAAGTCTGGCAGCCATTTCTTCTGATCTTGTTTCCGCTTATGCATACCGGTCCACCGCTCAAATAGTTCCCTAATGGTTCTAGGAATAGGCCACACCTCCCCAAGAGACCTCAACCAActgcaccacacctgccatgttaGCTCACAGTGTAGGAATAAATGTTCCACCGACTCTATCTCCTTCTAACATAGGACACATAGATTATCATTGAGTCTAATAACACCTAGTCTACTCAATCTCTCCTTAGTATTCACTCTACCAATAAGCACAAACCACCCAAAAAGCTCAATTCTCGGCGGTATCGCTCCTCTCCAAACCGAACTTGTGAAACTGTAGCTCGTTATTTCATCCGACAGAGTCTCCGATTGTAGGACCTGCACAACAGACTTGGTAGAAAATACCCATTTGCTATCAAACTTCCAAACCATAATATCCTCTTTACCATCTGACAGCTTCGTCAGCCTTAGCCGCTCATGAAGTTGATGGACAAGTTCCAGCTCCCATTGAAATAACTCTCGCCGCCACTGAAAATTCCATATCCACTCAAGTCcatcccaaaatccacaatcccCTATCATCGATCCCTGCTGATTCGAAATAGAGAATAGTCTTGAAAACGCCACCTTCAAGAGACCCCCTTACAACTAGTTATCTTCCCAAAACAGGGTACTCCTCCCATCCTCTACCTCCATCGCCAGGCCAGTAAGCATTTTGTCTTTTATTCTCTGCTCTTTTATATTCTTCTCTGCTCTTTTTACCAGCACTTAAAATTTTCGGATGCCAAATTGTTAATCATCTCTATTCTATGCTTTGTTTAATATTTGTTGTTGTTACTTgtgatgtttttattttatgctttgaACTTTTTAGCCgttgggaaattaaaatcctatTGGGGCTAAGGAATAATTATCATTGCGGATTGTAGCATCCTAGGAAGACGAAAGaggagctatatatatatatatatatatatatatatatatatatatatatatatattatgttaaaaGTTGAGTGTGTTATGTCTGTGATGAACCATtaagatataatataaaatatatgaaggGATGAGATTATGGGAGAGAGGAATGTTATGAAGATGAGGTAAATGGGTGCATGGTGGAGCGTTAACCTGTTTCTCTATTGTCAAGTTCGTAGGTACGGAAGAAGTCTATAATGTCCACTTGTCCAGTACGTTGTGATGATGTGGACTGGCTTATGTCAAAATAAAAGTCAGTTTTGTTGATTTGGTTGgtgatataaaatttattttgttgtaattaaattgttaaaaataatattttttaatatatttgacaaaattttaacaataaaaataaaaaaattaaaaatattttttaattataatttataatttttaaaaaataactttaaaaaatattttaactttaatattataaataaataaaaaatatttttatattaacgtATCAAACAtaattattagaaaataaaatatttttgcacaaaatatttaaatataaaattatttttatcttttaaaaaaatcgctgaaattttttttcttaaaagcacacaaaaaaaaattctgtAATTTTGTCCATTTAAGCCAATTTTCGATTATGTCTATCgcaaattttatatttatctagTTTCTATTAATCTTGCATCCTTACTCAATTCATCACTGTATACACATATTAACAATTTATCAACTAATAATAACACTTTCAATTGATaatgttacggcctggcccaaacagTCTACGGGCTGACCCGACCCATAGATCATCCGACTCGAGCGGTCAGGTGCGAACAACTCAACTACCGACTCGGACACGCGTCCTTGTCAGCTCTCCACTACAGCTATATGAGaaagcttcgaggaaggtgggtctGCCCTTGCGGGACCCATTtctgacacggtatatatggggagggtcctaccccccaaggtacgtcacataccatTCTCTCACTTTTCGCCTGCACACTTGattgactagagcgtcggagtgtctttgcaggtgacacccctcCCCTCTCCATACGAAGAGTTCGGAATGTCAGCTGCACCCACCCCCTTCAACCCAGTGACCCGGAACCAAGCGATTCCCCCTCTTATTAACCAAAGTaccaacccgaaccgtccggtacccgacttaccgtacattggcgccgtctttGGGGACGCCTGAATGGACGTTGTACTGGGCCCAGGAGGAACAGGCCGTGAGGCCGAGCGCAGAAGGGAAGCCTCCGTGGCTTCCTCCCGGGAGCGCACGTGGTCCCCTCCATGACGAACCGAGCCGTCTTCACGATCTCAAGAAAGACGCCCCTTTGGGGGAACCGGCGACAACAGCGCCAGGATAATGCAGGAACTGCGTCACAGGATGCAGAACCTGGAGCGCCAGCTGGCAGATCAGAAACATCATCAACGAACTCCCGAATCAAGCTACTCCCGGTCCCCTCCGAGAAGTCACTCCTGGCGGACGCCGAGCCCACGATCTGAACCCGAGAGTGCCCGGGAGGAAGGACGTCCAAGAAGACGCCGCGACCCCATCATATACACCAGGCGAGAAAGGAGACGCGACCGGGAAGACGGGCGACGGGAAGACGGCGAGGGAAGACCAAGGAGAGCACAGAGACCCGTGATAATGGGCGCAACCCCATTTCACCGTTCCATCCTCGAAGTCCGGCTGCCAAAGCACTTTGACAAGCCGACGAACATGAGGTACGACGGAACACAAGACCCACAGGAACATCTTACGACCTTCGAAGTCAGAATGAACCTGGAAGGAGTGGGTGACGAGGTAAGGTGCCGCGCTTTCCCGGTCACTCTCGCGGGACCTGCAATACGGTGGTTTAATAGCCTCCCGCAGGGCTCGGTGGCCAGGTTTTCAGATATTAGCCACGCCTTCCTAGCCCAATTTACTACCAGAATCGCAAAGGCAAAGCACCCGATCAATCTGCTCGGGGTAACGCAGAGGTCCGGCGAGCCGACTAGAAAATACCTAGACCGGTTCAACGATGAATGCTTGGAGATCGACGGGCTAACCGATTCGGTAGCTAGTTTGTGTCTGacgaatggactcctgaatgaGGAATTCAGAAAGCATCTCACCACGAAGCCGGTATGGAcgattgataaacccctattttatgattcatcttgtgctcaattaagtgtttttatcaattcttcacccacttattcatatggattgcatgattttataattccttccttattttatgatatatgtgaaaacatgtttcctatgctttaaaaaatattaatttaattatcctttattaccattcgatgccgtgatttgtgtgttaagtgttttcaggcttcatagggtaggaatggcttagaggacagaaaggaaacatacaaaaatggatttttgaagaaaaggcagcgacgcgtacgcgtggatgacgtggacgcgtgtctagcgcgaaatggcagtgacgtgtacacgtggacgacgcggatgcgtgcctAGAGCAGAACAcaactgacgcgcacgcgtgacaaggaaaaaactccaaatgacgcgaacgcgtgacccacgcgcacgcgtgacggacgccacatgcagaaagttgtagaagtcgcccccagcgatttctggaccctttttcggcccaaatccaagtccagaaacacATAATAGAAGCCAGAGAATGGGAGAATCAATAACgacaattcatacaacattcagaatacgcaattttaggttttagatgtagttttagagagagagaggttctctcctctctcttaggttttagaattaggatttcttttactttatggttattactCCATTCCTGGTTCAAtgtttactttaattttatattctcttctacttctagttactctaatgcttttacttgttaattacttatgttgccaaattggcttattaatctttccatgttagatttgaatattctatttaatataaattaaggtatttcagatttatgattgttttattctatttatgatgcttttaatttaatttaagatttattccctttttgctttggttaagtaattggtaacacttgagttatcagactcagcagttgattgaaaattgggaattgctgattgatttggatcgctctaaagctagtctttccacaggagttgactaggacttgaggatcaaattgattggtccacttgacttttctttatttagtaagggttaactaagtgggagcaataacaattctcatcacacctgataaggataactaggatgggatttccagttcttataccttgcaagagatttttatagttattaatttatttttcttgccatttaaattacttgttccttatttcaaaaaaaccaaaaaatatacaatttcataaccaataataaatcatacttccctgcaattccttgagatacgacccgaggtttaaatacttcggttataaatttatttgggttttgttacttgtgacaaccaaagtttttctacgaaaggattcttgctggtttagaagctatacctacaacgtgattatttttataaacatTCTTTACCGGCAGGAACCCGCTCGTCAACGATGCAGGAGATCCAAAGCGTAGCCAGGGAATATATCAACGATGAAGAAGTTAGTCAAGTCGTGGCTGCCAACAAGCGGCAGCCGTCCTACAATCAACCTAGGCAACACGGTGGCAGAGATAGACAAAAGGAACACGCCAGAGACTACGGCCCGGGCAAGACGCCCAGGCCGTTCCCTCGAGTCGGGAAGTTCACCAATTACACCCCCCTCACCGTCCCAATCATAGAAGTTTATCAGCAGATAGCCGAGAAGGGAATTCTGTCGAAGCCCCGACCTCTGAAGGACTGAACCAGGGGAAACAAGAGCCTCTATTGCGATTATCATAAGGGCTATGGACATAAGACTCAGGACTGTTTTGACCTCAAGGATGCGCTAGAACAAGCGATCCGGGATGGAAAACTGGCCGAATTCTCCCATCTCATCAGAGAGCCGAGAAGACGAGATCGCAACCGCGAGGGAGAGGACAAGACCCGCATGGTAAAGCGACGTCACGACCAGGACGACAACGAACAAGGCCTCACCATAGTGAACGTCGTAACAGCAAGAGACGCGCCCACAAGGTCGAAGTCGGCATGCAGGAAAGACGCCAAAGTCCTAGCGGTTTCCTCATCTTCCGCGCAAAGCCCCAAGAGGTCGAGGTCCCCACCCATCTCATTCGATCCGGAGGACCAGTGGTTTGACAAGGTCGCAGAAAGcccccccatggtcatcacggccagagtGGGAATCAACCTCATCAAGCGCATCCTCATAGACACCGGGGCTGACTCGAATATCATGTCCCGCAATGTGTTCTATGCTTTGGGTCTGCGGGATGCCGACCTAAAGACCCACCAGCATGGTGTTGTAGGAttaggcgaccacttcatcaagccagatGGGATAATCTCCCTGCCGATATCAGTAGGACTAGGATGGGGGCGAAGGTCGGTAATGGCTAGTTCGTGGTTTTGCGagactccacagcctacaacGTCATCCTAGGGAGGAAGATCATCAACGATCTCGGGGCAGTGATCAGTACAAAGATGCTGGTAATGAAGTTCGTGACTGATGACGGATCCGTGGGATCCATAAAAGGAGATTTGAAAATGGCAGTCGCCTGCGACAATGCCAGTCTCTCCTTAAGGAAGAAGTCCAAGGAAGCATCGGGAGTGTTCCTTGCCGACCTAGACGCTAGAGTTGAAGACAAACCCAGACCCGAGCCGGAAGGGAACTTAGAGAAATTCAGAGTCGGCGACACAGAGGAGAAGTTCACCTTCGTGAACAGAAACCTACCATACGACCTGAAGGAACCCCTAATGGAAATGATTAGGGCTAACGGCGACCTATTTGCTTGGACGCCAGcagacatgccagggatagacccccAACTCATGTCACACCACTTGGCCGTCAAGGTGGAGGCCAAACCAGTGGCTCAGAGGAGAAGGAAGATGTCACAAGAAAGGGCGGAGGAGGTGGCTaggcagacggccagcctcctcGAAGCGAGATTTATTCGAGAACTCGACTACTCGACATGGCTGTCGAATGTAGTTCTAGTGAAAAAGCACAatagaaaatggaggatgtgtgtggattactctgatctcaacaaagcatgccccaaggactgctaccccctaCCCAACATTGATGCCCTCGTCGACGCAGCGGCGGGATATCGGTACCTAAGCTTTATGGATGCTTATTCtggctacaatcagataccgatgcactggCCTGACGAAGAGAAAATAACGTTCATAACACCGGGAGGGATATATTGCTACAAGGTTATGCCGTTCGGCCTGAAGAACGCCGGGGCCACGTACCAAATGCtaatgaacaagatattcagTGACCTCATAGGCAAAACGGTGGAGGTGTATGTGGATGATATCCTTGCAAAGACCACACGGCATGAGGACCTCATAGGCGACCTGGGAAATGTGTTCGCTTTCCTCCGGCAATatggcatgaggctcaacccactCAAGTGTGCCTTTGCCATGGAAGCAGGAAAGTTCCTAGGGTTTATGATAACCCAAAGAGGGGTGGAGGCCAACCCTGAAAAGTGTCAAGCAATACTCCAAATGAAGAGCCCGGGCTGTGTCAAGGATGTTCAGAGATTGTCAGGAAGACTCACCGCCCTATCCCGTTTCCTCGGAGCATCGGCTGCTAGGGCGCTACCATTTTTCAACCTTATGAAAAAGGGGATAGCGTTTGAATGGACCCCGGCGTGTGAGGAAGCATTTAAGCATTTCAAAGAGATCCTCGCAACACCACCTGTCATCGGAAAGCCCAAGGTCGGAGAACCGCTCTACCTGTATCTAGCCATAACGGATGAAGCGATGGCAGCGGTTTTGGTACGGGAGGAAGGGAAGGTTTAGCAACCAATCTACTTCGTGAGTAAAGCACTGCAAGGGGCAGAGTTGAGATACAGCAAATTAGAGAAGTTGGCACTTGCTCTCCTAACCTCTTCCCATAGATTACGACAGTACTTCCAAGGTCATCAGGTAGTCGTGAGGACGGATCAGGGAATCCGCCAGATACTCCAGAAACCCGACctggcgggaagaatgatgacttgggccATCGAGTTGTCCCAATACGACTTGCAATATGAGCCCAGGCATGCGATTAAGGCACAGGCCATGGCCGATTTCTTGGTAGAAGTATCAGAGGACCCAGCTGAGGCAACGGGCATACGGTGGAGGCTCCACGTAGACGGGGCCTCCAACCAGACGTCCGGAGGTGCCAGGATCATCCTAGAGAGCCCCGCTGGAGTCATATATGAACAGTCGATCAAGTTCAAGTTCCCAGTATCAAACAATCAAGTAGAGTATGAGGCCCTTCTGGGCGGCTTAATCTTAGCATGGTAAGTCGGTGCCACCAGGCTAGAAGTATGCAGCGACTCACAGGTCGTTACTTCACAAGTCAATGGGACCTACCAGGCTAGAGACTCCCTGTTACAGAAGTATCTAGAGAGGGTCAAAGAGTTGAGCAAACAATTTGAGGAGGTCGCGATCCAACACGTTtcgagagaaaggaacacacgggcggaCCTCCTGTCCAAGTTAGCGAGCACAAAACCAGGGGCGGGCAATTGGTCTCTGATCCAGGGCTTGGTAAAGGAACCAGCAGTCGCCCTCCATTTGACGAAGACAAATCCCTCCTGGATGGACCCGATAACCGATTTCTTAGAAAACGGCAAGCTCCCTGATGACCAGAAGATGGTCAAAGCGTTGAGAAGGGAGGCGGCCAAATACGCGACCATACAAGGGCAGCTGTTTAGAAAGGGACTCAGTCAACCTTTGTTGAAGTGCCTacaccccgaccaaacggactatGTGCTTAGAGAGATCCACGAGGGGTGCTGTGGACATCACATTAGGGGCAAATCCCTAGCAAGAAAGCTCGTCAGAGCCGGTTATTACTGGCCATCAATGATGAGGGACTCCAAAGAATTCGTAAGAAAATGTGTCAAGTGCCAGGAAAATGCCAACTTCCATAAGGCGCCGGCTTCCGAGCTGAGCCTGTTAACGTCCTCCCGACCTTTCTCACAGTGGGAATCGACCTCTTGGGGCCTTTCCCGATTGGTCCGGGGCAAGTCAAGTATCTCATTGTTGCTatcgactactacaccaagtGGATAGAGGCCGAGCCACTGGCCAGTATATCCTCATCCAATTGTCAAAATTTTATGTGGAGACAGGTGATAACCCGATTCGGTATCCCAGAAGTCATTATCTCTGATAACGAGACGCAGTTCACTGACAAGAAGTTTGTGGAGTTCCTCGCCGGTTTGGGCATAAAGCAAAAATTCTCATCCGTAGAGCATCCCCAGACGAACGGCCAAGTTGAGGCCGCAAACAAGGTCATCTTACTAGGCCTCAAAAAGCGGCTTGACAATAAAAAGGGCGCATGGGCCGATGAACTAGCCTCAGTTCTCTGGTCTTACCAAACGACCAAGCAATCGTCCACAGGAGAAACTCCTTTCCGCTTGACGTACGGGGTAGATGCTATGATACCCGTGGAGGTTGGCGAGCCGAGCCCACGATTACTTCTGCAGGGAGTGGAGGAAGCCGTAGAAAAGGACCTAGTAGATGAGGTTAGGGAGATGGCCCATTTGTCAGGGGTAGCACTAAAGCAAAGGATGGCCCTGCGCTACAACGCCAAAGTACTCAGGAGAGAATTTGAACAAAACGACCTAGTCCTGCAGCGCAACAACATCGGGCCACCGACTCCAAGGGAAGGCAAGCTGGCGACAAACTGGAAAGGCCCCTACCGAGTCAAAGAAGTGATTGGCAAGGGTGCCTAAAGTTGGAGAGGCTCGATGGCAAAGAAGTCCCGAGAACCTGGAATGCAGGTAACTTAAGAAGATTTTATTCTTAGCCCAAACACGCCGAGTAGGCGATTTGCCGGGTTCCAGATAATTTACTTTGTTAAGTACTTATCATTGCAATAGACTTGTTCAACTGTCGACCAATGTTCACTTGTTTAATTTAACCCCAAATTTCTAATACATGTTAAACGGGATGACGGCGCGGtaacccgggactgatcaccccggaaaCCGACCAAGTTAACACCGTAACAAACAGCTATAGCGATGGCGAAGCCATGACCTGGCTTCGTCAAGTTACCAACAACGGTAAACAAACACGAACGACAAGCCAATACTAACAGAACGGTAGCATCAGAAGTCTTCAATTTTTCCTCGGTAGACGCGGCCTTCTCCTCGGCAGCCTTAAGCTTCTCCTCCGCCTTGGACAGCTGCTCTTGAAGTATTTCAACTTGAGTCTTGAATTGATTATTGGCCTTAGCAGCAAACTCGAGCTTCCTATGCAGCGACTGCATCCCTGACAGCTCAaactcggccttccgagctatGGCAGCACCGCGGAGAAGGGTACGGTACATCCATTTTGCCTGCCCTGCAAGATCGGAGCCATGGAAGTGTTCCTCCGTGCTGGGAAGCAGCTAGGAGTCTATGAAGGTCCCGGCGTCGAAGTTCCTCTCCATCACGGTAAGGACTCCTTCAGGGCTGGAGGATGACTTCTGCCTCTTAGGATTGGGGATAACCTTCAAGTCATCCTCCTCGACTTGTCGGGCAGAGGTCGAATCCCCAGTACCGGCCGCCTCCTCATGAATAGGAGAGACGCACGCCCCATCAGAATTTTTGTCCGATATCTCGATGTCACAAGGTGAAGGCACGGCCTGATCATCCTTATTCTCGGGAGGGGCCTCCGACTTCCTGTCAGCCTTCTCTTCATCGTTTTCCTCCAAAAAAGTCTTGAACAGACTCTCAAGGTCTGTCACCTCGGCAGACATTCCCActgcaataaataaataaatgacttaGTCGTTAAATTGGCATAACCAATCAAAGCAACAGTAATGCAAGGAATACAAGTTAGAGCTACTCACAAATATAACTTCTGATGACCTCCCGGTCACCCATCAGAAGGTGGGGATTTACATGGTTTCTCCCGAAAACGGCCAACAACACGTCGGCAATCTTTTTGTCCACAGCGGACATCCCCTTGTAAGTCACCTTAATAAAGGTATTAGACCCCGCCCTGAAACTCCAATATGTCGGGATGAGGTGTTCCCCTTCTAACGACAGCCAGAAAGGGTGGCGACCTTTGGCTGGACGCACCTTAAAATACTTGACCTTATACCCATGGTAAGAATCCTCGAACAAACCAAAAATCCTCCGACCCTGGGCAGATTGAAAggacatgaaccctttcctcGCTTTCCCTTCTTTGGAAGGATTCGTAAGgttgaagaaataaaggaaaacaTCGAAGGACACGGGCAACTCTAAATATTCATATACCATCTCGAAACAACGGATGGAAGCCCAACTGTTCGTATGCAGTTGCGACGGTACCACGGAGATCTGGTTAAGGAGCgccatttgaaaagaagaaaagggaatACGAACCCCCACTTGGGTGAACATTGATTTGTAGAACCAAATCAAATCGGCAACACGGGGGGAATGGAAGTTGAGTTCGTATAGCCGTTCATTGGGGCGGAAACGAAAATGTCGTAGTTGGCCTCCTCGTCAATCCCGCCGCACAAGTACTCGGCTTGGCGGAACTCGGTAAGCTCCTCTACGCCCATCTGGTTCGGGGACTCTTTCACGTCGGAGGTCACCCAAGCGTATGGGTCGTAACCCATGTTGGAGGAGGAAGCTCGTGAGACgatgcgaggcatacctacagtgggggcaccactCAGTTAGTCTACGAGGTCGGGAGTTCGGAAAAGGCCCAGAAACTACATTTAGCCTACTCAATAACTAAAATTAAGCATGGCTGAAGCAGATTCCAAGTAAAAGCCTAAAAAGATAAATACCCTGGAATGGTAACCCCCCTAACACACTTACTTAACACTAAGGTCATCTAGCGTACAAATCGAACCAGAAAAGCAGCATGCACACAGAAACAATGGTAATAAAGGAAAAATGAACATAAAGCAGAGAGCAAGGAGATGAGCGCTTACCTGACTGATTGTGATGGCTGGGAGGAAAGCAAGAAGGGATGAATGCTCAAGGACCCAGAGATTACAGAAGGAAATTcgagaggaaagaaggagaaagcaagGAAATGGAATGAAAATGAAGCGCAAAGTTAACTGGGGGATTAAGAAACTGACTTGAAGCGTGAAAGGCAGGGGTAATAGAGTCTTTACTCGCAGGGTTTGAAACAATccattatgagcattaaatgTCCGACGCGAAGAACGAGGCGACGAACGGTTATCCCCAGCAACGAACGGACACGCGCGCAAGAGACACGTCCTCTCCACGAGCGGCCGACCTAGCGACAACGCTCGAGAAATGGTATAACACGCCACCAATGACCCTCACGATCATTGCTGGCGcattgggggcactgttacggcctggcccaaacagTCTACGGGCCGACCCGACCCATAGACCACCCGACCCAAGCGGTCGGGTGCGAACAGCTCAACCACCGACTCGGAGACGTGTCCTTGGCAGCTCTCCACTACAGCTGTAtgagga
This window harbors:
- the LOC140182387 gene encoding uncharacterized protein, translating into MTWAIELSQYDLQYEPRHAIKAQAMADFLVEVSEDPAEATGIRWRLHVDGASNQTSGGARIILESPAGVIYEQSIKFKFPVSNNQARDSLLQKYLERVKELSKQFEEVAIQHVSRERNTRADLLSKLASTKPGAGNWSLIQGLVKEPAVALHLTKTNPSWMDPITDFLENGKLPDDQKMVKALRREAAKYATIQGQLFRKGLSQPLLKCLHPDQTDYVLREIHEGCCGHHIRGKSLARKLVRAGYYWPSMMRDSKEFVITRFGIPEVIISDNETQFTDKKFVEFLAGLGIKQKFSSVEHPQTNGQVEAANKVILLGLKKRLDNKKGAWADELASVLWSYQTTKQSSTGETPFRLTYGVDAMIPVEVGEPSPRLLLQGVEEAVEKDLVDEVREMAHLSGVALKQRMALRYNAKVLRREFEQNDLVLQRNNIGPPTPREGKLATNWKGPYRVKEVIGKGA